Proteins from a genomic interval of Nostoc sp. TCL240-02:
- a CDS encoding non-ribosomal peptide synthetase, whose product MVVAQKQSNSKDIEAIYPLSPTQQGILFHTLYEPESTIYFEQFQLTLHGNLDAGIFERAWQLLVERHSALRTLFVWKNRKQSVQVVRKEVNLPWSNLDWRMFPQQEQEIRLNSFLDSDRKQGFELDKAPLMRFALIQVADETYEFVWSFHHLLVDGWSWPILVKELFALYESIQNGQQLYIAPSRPYRDYINWLQQQDLTGAKAFWQKNLEGFTVPTPLIVERSLGQSSHQQQNIEVRSQHLSAETTTTLKSFAQQHHLTLATLVQAAWGLLLSRYSGESDVVFGTTVSGRPASLSGVELMVGLFINTLPARVKITDTTDLLTWLRLLQQEYIEREQYSYTPLVDIQGVSEVPRTQLLFESLVVFENYPVNVTLQQLPGNLSIGELQDRGQTNYPLTLLAIPGEEMTVKIYYDRDRFDPEIIDRMAGHFLTLLEGITVNPHRTPGELPLLTPAEQNLLLVQWNATSAAHPINRCIHQLFEEQVKKTPQALAVVYDNQQLTYEELNQQANKIARYLQRLGVKPDFPVGICVERSLAAAIAILGTLKAGGVCVPLDPTYPSERLVFMLKDSQASVVLTQTRWKSLLEGNLAHHLIVLDEDGDEISKESESNLQVEVAADNLAYIIYTSGSTGTPKGTLVTQRSLTNLIEHHQAKMVTGIGVLQFASLSFDVSYHEISVAWGLGGTLYMISECDRKDLDKLIHLLANNPVGKVFLPVSLWQQLAEIYGEQVHLFNNIQEAIACGEQLQITQPMIKLFKRLENCTLYNFYGPTEADLVTAYTFSQKPNEWPIYPPIGKAAVNVQVYLLDGNLQPVPIGVPGELYVSGDGLARGYLNRADLTNQKFLPNPFRRGRGAEEKGSRGAEEQRSRGAEILPNPQSPVPSPQSPIPNPRLYKTGDLARYLPDGNIEFLGRIDDLVKIRGFRVELGEVEAVLSKHPQINQAVAKVHGESAREKYLVAYFVPIPGETVTVEQLRTFLTEQLPDYMIPSAFVEMESFPLTPNGKVNRRALPEPTTSRPELSQTFVEPRTPTEEILAGIWRDVLGLERVGIYDNFFDLGGHSLLATQVIALTRKAFGIELPLLSLFESPAIAPLAQKIATAKAPDHEELSLKRFPSQNEPIPISLTQLELWFFDQFYPDSSIYNLPLVYRITGALNEKALSDSLREIVLRHETLRSTFQVKNGQVVYAVINEPVFDFSVIDLRHIPVTERETQVTQLAEKEIKHPFDLARGPLLRSKLWRLDEQEYLFVAVTHHIVADGWSFSVLTQELAKVYEAFCEGKPSPLTELAIKYTDFAQWQRQWLQGQVLESQLQFWQKHLGTTPPILKLPTDHPRPPARTFKSAGQPIVLSQKLTDASKVLSQQEGVTLFMTLLAAFQTLLFSYTRQENIIVSSALANRTRVETEGLIGFFVNLLPFCTNLGGNPSFRELLSRVREIALGVYAHQEMPLIKLIEELQPVRDPSYTLINQVMFVFQNTPEDNLQFANLTLKEQFIARDTKDTAEFDLELTLEETSTGIEGLLVYRTDLFEPATITKMVDNFQTLLEKITTNYNQRLAELILISEPPSLPTQTVVSPISEDFVTLQNSIEEVVLAIWKEILGLDRISTQDNFFELGGHSAQALEVICKIQSALQVELPLIYLFEKPTVFQLAAAIQDQLNN is encoded by the coding sequence ATGGTAGTTGCACAAAAACAAAGTAATAGTAAAGATATTGAAGCTATTTATCCCCTTTCGCCTACGCAGCAGGGGATACTATTTCATACTCTCTATGAGCCGGAATCGACAATATATTTTGAACAGTTTCAATTAACTCTGCATGGCAATTTAGATGCAGGTATATTTGAGCGGGCTTGGCAACTTTTAGTAGAGCGACATTCAGCTTTGCGGACTCTTTTTGTTTGGAAGAATCGCAAACAATCAGTTCAGGTGGTACGTAAAGAAGTCAATTTGCCTTGGTCTAATTTAGACTGGCGGATGTTTCCTCAGCAGGAGCAAGAAATACGTCTCAATTCTTTCTTAGATTCAGATAGAAAACAAGGTTTTGAACTTGACAAAGCTCCATTAATGCGCTTTGCCTTAATTCAAGTAGCTGATGAAACTTATGAGTTTGTTTGGAGCTTTCATCATTTATTAGTTGATGGTTGGAGTTGGCCGATTCTTGTTAAAGAATTGTTTGCTTTATATGAGTCAATTCAAAATGGTCAACAGTTATATATAGCCCCCAGTCGCCCTTACCGGGATTATATTAACTGGTTGCAGCAGCAAGATTTGACTGGTGCAAAGGCGTTTTGGCAAAAAAATCTTGAGGGTTTTACTGTACCTACGCCTTTGATAGTTGAGCGATCGCTAGGGCAGAGTTCTCACCAACAACAAAATATTGAAGTGCGATCGCAACATCTATCAGCCGAGACGACAACTACCTTAAAATCTTTTGCCCAACAACATCATCTGACACTTGCGACCTTAGTACAAGCTGCTTGGGGGTTGTTACTAAGTCGCTACAGTGGCGAGTCTGACGTGGTTTTTGGCACTACTGTATCTGGTCGTCCTGCTAGTTTATCTGGTGTGGAGTTGATGGTGGGGTTGTTCATTAATACTCTACCAGCACGGGTAAAAATCACTGATACAACCGATTTGTTAACCTGGTTGCGGTTGTTGCAACAAGAATATATAGAACGGGAGCAGTATTCATACACCCCACTCGTAGATATTCAAGGCGTAAGTGAAGTTCCTCGCACTCAACTTTTGTTTGAAAGCCTCGTTGTATTTGAAAACTATCCTGTAAATGTAACGTTGCAGCAACTTCCTGGAAACTTGAGTATTGGGGAGTTACAAGACAGGGGACAAACCAATTATCCTCTCACACTGCTGGCAATTCCTGGCGAGGAAATGACTGTAAAAATTTACTACGATCGCGATCGCTTTGATCCAGAGATTATCGATCGCATGGCTGGTCATTTCCTCACTCTGTTGGAGGGAATTACCGTCAATCCTCATCGTACCCCAGGCGAGTTACCGCTACTAACTCCAGCAGAGCAAAATTTACTTTTAGTCCAATGGAATGCTACCTCAGCAGCGCATCCCATCAATCGTTGCATCCATCAGTTATTTGAGGAGCAAGTCAAAAAAACACCCCAAGCCTTGGCGGTGGTATATGACAACCAACAATTGACTTATGAAGAGTTAAACCAGCAAGCCAATAAAATCGCCCGCTACTTGCAACGCTTGGGTGTGAAGCCAGATTTCCCAGTGGGTATTTGTGTAGAGCGATCGCTAGCAGCTGCGATCGCTATCTTAGGAACTCTCAAGGCTGGGGGAGTTTGCGTTCCCCTCGATCCTACTTATCCATCAGAGCGTTTAGTTTTCATGCTCAAGGATTCTCAAGCATCAGTCGTCTTAACTCAAACACGTTGGAAGTCATTGCTTGAGGGCAACTTGGCTCATCATCTGATTGTGTTAGATGAAGATGGGGACGAAATCAGCAAAGAATCTGAGAGTAATTTGCAAGTTGAAGTAGCAGCTGATAATTTAGCCTACATCATATATACTTCTGGCTCTACAGGCACTCCCAAAGGCACTCTTGTTACCCAGCGATCGCTCACCAATTTAATAGAACACCATCAGGCAAAAATGGTCACAGGTATTGGTGTGCTTCAGTTTGCTTCCCTGAGTTTTGATGTCAGCTATCACGAAATATCCGTGGCGTGGGGCTTGGGAGGGACGCTGTATATGATTTCTGAATGCGATCGCAAAGATTTAGATAAATTAATCCACTTGCTTGCTAACAATCCCGTTGGCAAAGTTTTTCTGCCAGTTAGCCTGTGGCAGCAATTAGCGGAAATCTACGGAGAGCAAGTACATTTATTTAACAATATTCAGGAAGCGATCGCTTGTGGCGAACAACTCCAAATTACTCAGCCGATGATTAAGCTGTTTAAGCGTCTAGAAAATTGTACACTCTACAATTTCTATGGCCCCACGGAAGCAGACTTAGTTACAGCTTATACTTTTAGCCAAAAGCCAAATGAATGGCCGATTTATCCTCCCATTGGTAAAGCTGCTGTCAACGTGCAAGTTTATCTGTTAGACGGCAATCTCCAACCCGTGCCGATTGGCGTTCCTGGGGAACTCTACGTGAGTGGTGATGGTTTGGCTCGTGGCTACCTCAACCGTGCAGATTTGACCAATCAAAAATTTCTCCCAAATCCGTTCCGAAGAGGCAGGGGAGCAGAGGAGAAGGGGAGCAGGGGAGCAGAGGAGCAGAGGAGTAGAGGAGCAGAAATTCTTCCTAATCCCCAGTCCCCAGTCCCCAGTCCCCAGTCCCCAATCCCCAATCCCCGCCTCTATAAAACTGGTGACTTAGCTCGATACTTACCAGATGGCAATATCGAGTTTTTGGGACGGATAGATGATTTGGTAAAAATCCGGGGCTTTCGCGTTGAACTTGGAGAAGTTGAAGCCGTTCTGAGCAAACATCCTCAAATTAACCAAGCAGTCGCAAAAGTGCATGGAGAAAGTGCCAGGGAAAAATATTTAGTTGCTTACTTTGTTCCAATTCCGGGAGAGACAGTAACAGTCGAACAACTGCGGACTTTTTTGACTGAGCAATTGCCAGATTATATGATTCCATCAGCTTTTGTCGAAATGGAATCGTTCCCCTTAACACCCAATGGTAAGGTAAACCGTCGCGCTTTACCAGAACCGACAACCAGCCGACCGGAGTTAAGTCAAACTTTTGTTGAGCCGCGTACTCCCACCGAAGAAATCTTGGCTGGGATTTGGAGAGATGTTTTAGGGTTAGAACGAGTTGGTATTTATGACAACTTCTTTGATTTGGGGGGACATTCTTTACTAGCAACTCAGGTTATTGCTTTAACGCGCAAAGCATTTGGGATAGAATTACCACTGTTAAGTTTGTTTGAGTCTCCTGCGATCGCACCTTTAGCCCAAAAAATCGCCACAGCTAAAGCACCAGACCATGAGGAATTATCTCTAAAACGGTTTCCCTCGCAAAACGAGCCAATACCAATTTCTTTAACACAGCTAGAGTTGTGGTTTTTTGACCAATTCTATCCAGACAGTTCCATCTATAATCTGCCTTTGGTCTATCGCATCACAGGTGCGCTCAACGAAAAAGCATTATCAGATAGTTTAAGAGAAATTGTCCTGCGACATGAGACATTGCGATCGACTTTTCAGGTTAAAAATGGCCAAGTTGTTTATGCTGTTATTAACGAGCCTGTTTTTGACTTTTCCGTAATCGATTTGCGGCACATTCCCGTAACTGAACGTGAAACTCAAGTTACACAACTAGCTGAGAAAGAAATTAAGCATCCTTTCGATTTGGCACGAGGTCCTTTATTACGCAGCAAGCTTTGGCGTTTGGATGAACAAGAGTATCTATTCGTTGCCGTCACCCACCATATTGTTGCTGATGGTTGGTCTTTTAGTGTCCTAACCCAAGAACTGGCAAAGGTTTACGAAGCCTTTTGTGAGGGTAAGCCGTCGCCGTTGACTGAGTTAGCGATCAAATATACTGACTTTGCTCAATGGCAGAGGCAGTGGTTACAAGGGCAAGTCTTAGAATCTCAGCTTCAGTTTTGGCAAAAGCATTTAGGCACTACTCCCCCAATATTGAAGCTACCAACTGATCATCCCCGTCCACCAGCGCGAACCTTTAAAAGTGCAGGTCAACCAATAGTTCTCTCCCAGAAATTAACCGATGCGTCGAAGGTACTGAGTCAACAGGAAGGCGTAACCCTGTTTATGACATTGTTGGCAGCATTCCAGACATTACTCTTCTCTTATACAAGACAGGAAAATATCATTGTCAGCAGCGCCCTGGCAAATCGCACCAGAGTAGAAACTGAAGGACTGATTGGTTTCTTTGTCAATTTATTGCCATTTTGTACCAACTTAGGAGGAAACCCCAGTTTCCGAGAACTACTTAGCCGAGTGCGCGAGATAGCCTTGGGTGTTTACGCTCATCAAGAAATGCCCCTGATTAAGCTAATAGAAGAACTCCAACCAGTCAGAGATCCTAGTTACACATTAATAAATCAAGTAATGTTTGTCTTTCAAAATACTCCAGAGGATAATTTACAATTTGCAAATCTCACTTTGAAAGAGCAGTTTATTGCCAGAGATACAAAAGATACCGCAGAGTTTGATTTAGAGTTAACCCTCGAAGAAACATCAACAGGTATTGAAGGTTTGCTTGTCTACAGAACCGATTTATTTGAACCTGCAACTATTACCAAGATGGTCGATAATTTTCAGACCTTGCTGGAAAAAATAACGACCAATTATAACCAGCGTCTAGCTGAACTTATCTTAATATCGGAACCTCCAAGTTTGCCCACTCAAACTGTTGTCTCTCCAATATCAGAGGATTTTGTTACACTTCAAAATTCTATCGAAGAAGTTGTGTTAGCTATTTGGAAAGAAATTTTAGGACTAGATCGGATTAGCACTCAAGACAATTTTTTTGAACTAGGAGGACATTCTGCTCAAGCTCTTGAAGTTATATGCAAAATACAGTCAGCTTTGCAAGTCGAACTGCCGTTGATTTACCTGTTTGAAAAACCTACTGTATTTCAGCTAGCAGCAGCCATCCAAGACCAATTAAACAATTAA
- a CDS encoding fatty acid desaturase, with protein sequence MEITKNNEIIDNARPSIREVTQISNEELRLLHEIPTFRPIVQTFVVISTYFILSAIGFWLNNWAVWLLVWLVQGFLFVCFFAAIHYCSHYSLYKSKNTNRFMGTFLSLVLLMNFSFHKYIHIGHHREAKIKGKIVGDTSAWQTFPNINTYLFALTYFYPLAAWKNWWLITKDLYLDSLKTHNEEESALPANFYLSYFKTLEQRQFVLQNNWLLLGWFVLMVGLTIIFPGILFFGYWIPLATFASPFGFIFSITDHYGCESDLNHNLWNDTRTMISNPIIRFYYWNNNYHVEHHLYPSMPPCNYSKIHELIQHHLQHIEKSYLMFHLKVMQGLISAKSH encoded by the coding sequence ATGGAAATTACAAAGAACAATGAAATAATTGATAATGCCAGACCTAGTATTAGAGAAGTTACTCAAATATCTAACGAAGAACTGCGTCTATTGCATGAAATTCCTACATTTAGACCGATTGTTCAAACATTTGTTGTCATCAGTACATATTTCATCCTCTCAGCTATTGGTTTCTGGTTGAATAACTGGGCAGTGTGGTTATTAGTCTGGTTGGTTCAAGGATTTTTGTTTGTCTGTTTTTTTGCGGCAATACATTATTGCTCTCACTATAGTTTGTATAAGTCAAAAAATACTAACCGATTCATGGGAACTTTCTTATCATTAGTATTATTGATGAACTTTTCCTTTCACAAATATATTCATATTGGACATCATCGAGAAGCAAAAATCAAAGGTAAAATCGTAGGAGATACCTCAGCTTGGCAAACATTTCCTAATATTAATACTTATCTCTTTGCCTTGACATATTTTTATCCTCTCGCAGCATGGAAAAATTGGTGGTTAATAACCAAAGATTTATATTTAGATTCTTTGAAAACACATAACGAAGAGGAATCAGCCTTACCAGCTAACTTTTATTTGAGCTATTTTAAAACACTGGAACAACGCCAATTTGTCTTACAAAATAATTGGCTACTATTGGGTTGGTTTGTATTAATGGTAGGATTAACCATAATTTTTCCTGGGATTTTATTCTTTGGCTACTGGATACCATTAGCAACTTTTGCTTCTCCATTCGGGTTTATTTTCAGTATTACAGATCATTATGGCTGTGAGTCTGACTTAAATCACAACCTATGGAATGATACGCGAACAATGATTTCTAACCCGATAATTAGGTTTTATTACTGGAATAATAATTACCATGTAGAGCATCATCTCTACCCAAGTATGCCACCGTGTAACTACTCCAAGATACATGAGTTAATTCAACATCACCTTCAGCATATTGAAAAATCATACTTGATGTTTCATCTTAAAGTAATGCAGGGCTTGATTTCGGCAAAAAGTCATTAA
- a CDS encoding aldo/keto reductase: protein MQYRRFGRTELPMPVFSCGGMRYIYTESEELTQDKIPDKNQRNLKATIRRSLEVGINHIETARMYGTSEMQLGAILPKLPREKILVQTKVIPTSDSEDFRNLCEKSLALLKLDYIDLLTLHGINNYQHLEDSIRPNGCLDVARQLQAQGKVKFIGFSTHAPTDLIIKTIETNQFDYVNLHWYYINQFNWPAIEAAKHHDMGVFIISPSDKGGMLYKPPQKLVDLCHPLSPMVFNDLFCLSHPQVHTLSLGASKPSDFDEHLKVIELLDRADEILPPILNRLEKAAIATLGQDWYRTWHTGLPRYPQTPGEINIPVILWLRNLAIAFDMFEYATRRYNHLNTADPWFPGFTAERVRQFDLSDCLRHSPHADKIPALLEDAHRLLSQPSQ from the coding sequence ATGCAATATCGTAGATTCGGGCGTACAGAATTGCCAATGCCAGTCTTTTCCTGTGGCGGAATGCGCTACATCTATACTGAATCTGAAGAACTTACTCAAGATAAAATTCCCGATAAAAATCAACGGAATCTAAAAGCCACTATTCGCCGTTCTTTAGAAGTTGGCATCAATCACATCGAAACTGCCCGAATGTATGGGACTTCTGAGATGCAATTAGGAGCGATTTTACCTAAGTTGCCTAGAGAAAAAATTCTTGTCCAGACTAAGGTTATTCCTACATCGGACTCTGAAGACTTTCGCAATTTATGTGAAAAATCTTTGGCTTTATTAAAGCTAGATTACATTGACTTATTAACACTGCATGGCATTAATAATTACCAACATCTGGAAGATAGTATTCGTCCCAATGGCTGTCTTGATGTAGCGCGACAGTTGCAAGCTCAGGGTAAGGTAAAGTTTATTGGCTTTTCTACCCACGCTCCAACGGACTTAATTATCAAAACCATTGAAACCAATCAATTTGATTATGTCAATCTCCACTGGTACTACATTAATCAATTCAATTGGCCCGCCATTGAAGCCGCCAAACATCATGACATGGGTGTATTTATCATTAGCCCATCAGATAAAGGCGGTATGCTTTATAAGCCTCCACAAAAGTTAGTAGATTTGTGCCATCCTCTCAGCCCGATGGTGTTTAACGATCTGTTTTGTTTGAGTCATCCTCAAGTACATACTCTCAGTTTGGGCGCATCTAAACCATCAGATTTTGACGAACACTTGAAGGTTATAGAACTTTTAGATCGGGCGGATGAAATTCTACCACCAATTTTAAACCGTTTAGAGAAAGCAGCGATCGCCACATTAGGACAAGACTGGTATCGCACTTGGCACACTGGTTTACCCAGATATCCCCAAACTCCTGGTGAGATTAACATTCCAGTTATTTTATGGTTGCGAAATTTAGCGATCGCTTTTGATATGTTTGAATATGCCACAAGGCGTTACAACCACTTAAATACTGCCGATCCTTGGTTCCCTGGTTTCACAGCAGAACGAGTTAGACAATTTGATCTAAGTGATTGTCTGCGTCATAGTCCCCATGCTGACAAAATACCAGCTTTATTAGAAGATGCTCATAGGTTGCTATCTCAACCTAGTCAATAA
- a CDS encoding ABC transporter substrate-binding protein, with product MLNYKLLKINKKYTLIRHRWLVILLAFVTAIAIIIYHQITLKIQATPTSEIIVPFPTEPTTFNPALIVESAYILNYTYEGLVKENARGEIEPNLAKSWQTSKDNKQVIYILRKGLKWSDGKPLTAEDIIFTYNEIYRNPDIPTYAKDFFIIGKNRTFPTVRKLDNLRVEFTLPEPFAPFIRATKLEILPAHIFRESVKTKDQEGSPKFMSTWGTDTPPENIIVNGPYTIESYTPSQRIVFRKNPYYWRKDTQGNSQPYIERVIGQIIPSQDTSLIQFRSGGLDYINVNTDYFSLLKYEEEKGKFTIYNGGLFVGSTAITFNLNQGSRNGQPLVDPIKSCWFNTVEFRQAVAYGIDRQQILNNIYKGLGKLQNSPIAVQSKYYYPVQTVYEYNLQKAKKLLLKAGFKYNNQGQLLDEQGNIVRFSLMTNSTNNALQAMGVHIKKNLSNLGITVDFNPVAASIFINKLTQTFDWECQLLEVAVGQEPNDWANVWLTEAGWHFFNQESQVGQTPIIGRQVADWERKIGNLYIQAASEVDEAKRKAMYVETQQITQEYLPFIYLVNPFSMVAVRNRIQGIEHSPLLGTFWNSYDLKLTEIN from the coding sequence ATGTTAAATTATAAGTTATTAAAAATTAATAAAAAATATACTTTAATTCGCCATCGTTGGCTAGTAATTTTGCTGGCTTTTGTAACTGCGATCGCCATAATTATCTATCATCAAATTACCTTAAAAATCCAAGCTACACCAACATCTGAAATTATTGTCCCTTTCCCAACTGAACCCACAACTTTCAATCCAGCTTTAATCGTAGAATCGGCTTATATTTTAAACTATACTTATGAAGGGCTAGTTAAAGAAAATGCTCGTGGAGAAATTGAACCTAATCTAGCTAAATCGTGGCAAACTTCCAAAGATAATAAACAAGTAATTTATATCCTAAGAAAAGGTCTAAAATGGTCAGATGGGAAACCACTAACGGCTGAAGATATCATTTTTACCTACAATGAAATTTACCGTAATCCAGACATTCCTACTTACGCTAAAGACTTCTTCATAATTGGTAAAAATCGTACCTTCCCTACTGTGCGAAAGCTTGATAATTTGCGAGTTGAATTTACATTACCTGAACCATTTGCTCCATTTATTCGGGCTACAAAACTAGAAATTTTACCAGCCCATATTTTTCGGGAAAGTGTCAAAACAAAAGACCAGGAAGGCAGCCCTAAATTTATGTCTACTTGGGGAACTGATACTCCCCCAGAAAATATTATTGTTAACGGGCCTTATACAATAGAATCTTATACTCCGAGCCAGCGAATAGTTTTCCGCAAAAATCCTTACTACTGGCGCAAAGATACTCAAGGCAATTCACAACCATATATCGAGCGTGTAATTGGGCAAATTATTCCTAGTCAAGATACTTCTTTAATTCAATTCCGTTCTGGAGGGTTGGATTACATCAATGTTAATACTGATTATTTTTCGTTATTAAAATATGAAGAAGAGAAAGGAAAGTTTACTATCTATAATGGCGGTCTTTTTGTTGGATCAACTGCTATTACTTTTAATCTCAATCAAGGCAGTAGGAATGGTCAACCACTGGTCGATCCCATAAAATCTTGTTGGTTCAATACAGTGGAATTTAGACAAGCAGTTGCCTATGGAATTGATCGCCAACAAATACTCAACAATATTTATAAGGGGTTGGGTAAACTGCAAAATTCACCCATTGCTGTACAGAGCAAGTATTATTATCCTGTCCAAACTGTTTATGAATACAATCTTCAAAAAGCGAAAAAATTACTTCTAAAAGCAGGCTTTAAATACAACAATCAAGGTCAGCTATTAGACGAGCAAGGCAATATTGTCCGCTTTAGCCTAATGACGAATAGTACCAATAATGCATTGCAGGCGATGGGAGTACACATAAAAAAAAACTTGAGTAACCTTGGCATAACTGTTGATTTTAATCCCGTAGCTGCTAGCATTTTCATCAATAAATTGACTCAAACTTTCGATTGGGAGTGTCAATTACTTGAGGTTGCTGTCGGTCAAGAACCAAATGATTGGGCTAATGTTTGGTTGACTGAAGCTGGTTGGCACTTTTTTAATCAAGAATCCCAAGTAGGACAAACGCCGATAATAGGGCGACAGGTTGCAGATTGGGAACGAAAAATTGGTAATTTATACATTCAGGCAGCCTCTGAAGTGGATGAAGCAAAGCGTAAAGCTATGTATGTAGAAACTCAACAAATTACTCAGGAGTATCTGCCATTTATTTATCTAGTTAACCCTTTCTCAATGGTGGCAGTACGAAACCGTATTCAAGGTATTGAACACTCTCCCCTACTAGGAACATTTTGGAACTCTTACGACTTGAAACTGACTGAGATTAACTAA
- a CDS encoding isopenicillin N synthase family oxygenase, producing the protein MQIPIIDFNPFLIGDSTAKEAVATQISLAIHEVGCFYLKNYGISQTLIAQVFSQTESFFALPEHEKEQVSFFPDRNLRGYHNFKKSEDKHNANELMTEGFHFGKEITLDEVGEIEDPFFEPNKWPKNPTQFHEVMMEFFAGCHESALKVFQALAISLRLPKDYFTNLYSEQNHGIVLHHYPSIYQPPELGKVYLAEHTDIGTLTFLFQDSEGLEVYTNAGEWVVAPFVPDAIIILVADLMQRWTNDKFCATRHRVIVPTQSHSAKQRYSCAFFTGPNYDAQINSIKTCLDIDEVPKYPPILAQEYFKQPKG; encoded by the coding sequence ATGCAAATTCCTATCATTGATTTCAATCCTTTTCTTATAGGTGACTCAACCGCAAAAGAAGCTGTTGCTACACAAATTTCTCTTGCTATTCATGAGGTCGGATGTTTCTACCTGAAAAATTATGGTATTTCTCAGACTCTAATCGCTCAAGTCTTTTCACAAACCGAGTCCTTTTTTGCACTACCGGAGCATGAAAAAGAACAAGTATCTTTCTTTCCAGATCGGAATCTTCGCGGATATCATAATTTTAAAAAAAGTGAAGATAAACACAACGCCAATGAACTAATGACTGAAGGCTTTCATTTTGGCAAAGAAATTACTCTTGACGAAGTTGGTGAGATTGAAGATCCTTTCTTTGAACCAAATAAATGGCCTAAAAATCCTACTCAGTTTCATGAAGTAATGATGGAATTTTTCGCTGGTTGTCACGAAAGCGCCTTGAAAGTATTCCAGGCTTTGGCTATTTCTCTGAGATTGCCAAAAGATTATTTTACAAATTTATATTCAGAGCAAAATCACGGCATAGTTTTGCATCACTACCCATCTATATATCAGCCTCCAGAACTAGGAAAAGTTTATCTGGCAGAACATACAGACATAGGTACTCTCACATTTTTATTTCAAGATTCAGAAGGTTTAGAAGTATATACAAATGCTGGAGAATGGGTTGTAGCGCCCTTCGTTCCTGACGCGATTATCATATTGGTTGCAGATTTAATGCAGCGATGGACAAACGATAAATTTTGCGCTACACGACATCGAGTTATAGTCCCAACTCAATCTCACAGTGCTAAACAAAGATACTCGTGCGCCTTTTTTACAGGGCCTAATTACGATGCTCAAATTAACTCTATTAAGACTTGCTTAGATATAGATGAAGTGCCTAAGTATCCACCAATTCTTGCACAAGAATATTTCAAGCAGCCAAAAGGATAG